The genome window gctatcgatttccactttgtacgcgatcaagttgtccgccgtcaacttcgtgtttctcatgttcatacggctgatcaattgaccgactcatttacgaagcctctagctcgtaaactttttgcattacatcagtccaagattggcctccttgatcggagcaccattttgcgggggcatgataagtagatgagatttccctaactgtttgaggaaatctctctactctgttgaaggaaatcctctaacctgttgaagaaaattctcccttctaacctgtataaaaggatatgttaataacaatcaactttttCTACAactttttatctatttattttctaacagttTTCACTTGATTGTTCTATACTCCTATAATCAGCTCTTACAGACCACTACCATCCATCATCATTTGTTTTTTAAAACATTTTTATATTGTTATTTTCATCGTATTGTTTACTTATGATTAACTAGCAACAGCTTTCTATACATATTCTTGTAATTAATCTGAGAAAACATACGATGCTAGTGATGAGTATGTTAGTGTCTTTCCAATACTTCAaagtttattttaatataatgtatctttttattttttatttttaactaatattagttgttttagtttattaattttatttataaggATAACAAGAATATTCAAAATTGTTCTAGTtataaagaatcaaacttatgagttacactatgaaaatatataagatatgaaacaaatatatttgaaaattaatttggtttTATGTTTGTTGGGAAGGTGAATTatataagttatttatttattaagacaaataataaaaaagtatAGAGAACAAAAGTAagatttgcatatgatttttattgattctAAAAAGTCTGATAAAATTTGTTGAGATCTATATTCCACTAATCATGTTGATGTCATGAAAAGAATATTTATGATAGTGTGGTCACTAGTTTTAAAACTATGAAGGGTGTCTAATAAGTTTCTTAGGAGTATAGGTTTACATGAGGGATCAACTTTAAATCCTTACATTTTTATATTGGTAATGGACGAATGGACGAACTTGATAGTTAAAGTAGATGAAagtttaaatgaaattaattaCAGACCGGAGTTTTGGAGATAATTCTTGGAAACTAGGATTTTAAATTAAGTAGGATTCAAATTAAAAATATGAGATATAATCTAAATAATATAAAGAGAAGAACTGAGGTTGAATGGACAGTAAGTTCGAataagtaaaagttttaggtTTGAGTTGATTATGGAgaaattgatgaagatattattctcaCCGCATTGCTGCGGTGGATTCCGAGCACTGTAGTGAGAATACCGGAAGTCGGACCCTCTTTgctcaaaaaatttatttttgggaCCTTCTCGAGATCAGATTGAAGGAAGGTAAGCACATCTGTCGTGTTTGGATCTCACTGCTGTGGAAGTGGGTTCCGATCACCGCAAGCGAGCAGAAAGACGTGGAAGTTGAACTTTTTGGTTCGGAAAATTTTCTTTTGCGGCCATTTCGAAGTAAATTGGTGGGTGGTAAGCACACTTCGGTCTTTGGATCTCCCTGCTCCGACCATCGCAGGTACGAAAAACGATATGGAATTCGAACCATTTAGCACCCAAAAAAATTTTCTGAGGCGATTTTGAGGCCCAACTGACGGAGGGTAATCACACCTTTTCATGTTTGGATCGATATCTGAATATTTCatgaataagaaaaataaaaataaaaccatttaggcAAAAATGCAGAAACCTTCTTTGATCGATCAGCACCCAATACACTCCAACAAACATTTTCTTGGTCGCGTTGACCGATATCTTCGAGTTTTGTCATTGATCCATCATCACCCAATGCTCAGAGAAGCAACAAGTATTCCATTTTGTAGGTAACTCTGAGATTTCATCTGCTCTGACATTCTTGCAAGAAGACCAGTTTGAAGATGAGATCACTCGGGAGACTTCGGAAATCAAAATTGCTTAGGTGAGGTAGCACAAAGAAAGTTCGTCATTTTGGCAACCTGAGATTGACATCAGCTGAATCAGTATAAACACATCAGTTATTTATACGCTGTAAAGTTTATGTACAGCAGATTTAGATGTAGCTGAAGGTGGGGATGATACAAGACAATGAAGAGCAAGATTCCCACAGAAGCAAACAAGGAAAATTGAGGCAAATACTGAAACATATGGTAACTGAGAAGGAACTCTTTTTCACTCCAATGAACATCTAAAACATAATGATCGAGATCATGGATCTCCTTCGGGTCTGCTAGCCAAGCATAGCTCATGCAGCTCATTCAGAATCCACTCTTCACCGGTGTGACCACCGAGCACAAGAACTCGTGTCCCTCCAACGACACAAGTGCTATGTCCCCATGCAAACTTTGGGGGCTGACCAGGGACATTGAGGATCCTCCATGTTGGTTCATCTTCTAATGGGTCCAAGAGGAAGAGCTGCGACGGCGAGTGAAGGCCTGCGATCGATCCACCGAAGATGATAATCCTTCCACAAGGCAAACTGACAGCCACATGATCCAATCTTGGTGGCGGACCTGTACCAGGAAAGCCGGTGGTCGCTAGCTGCCTCCACTGAGGCTCATCATCTTCCAAGTCGATACTGAATGTATCGCATGACCGCAGCCTTAGTGAGCCACTCTTAGCCAGTCCTCCAAACATCAGAATCTTAGTCTTGTCATACGCTGAAAGTGTGTGACCAAGCCTAGGAGGCACCCATGGGGAGGGTATCTCCCTCCATGTTGGCTTCTCCCTAGTCAAATCCAGTAGAAAAGTGTCACTTAGAAGGACACCGGCACTGGTGCACCCACCTGATACAACAAGTTTGGATCCACCAACAGTGCAAGAGCTGTGCCAGGATCTTGGAAGAGGAGGGGCTTCACCGAAGACTTCTTTCCAACCTGGCTGCTGGGCATCCAAGTCCAACACAAACACATCGTTCAGCAATCCTTGACTGCCGTATCCACCAAAGACAACCAGCCATGAACCACTTAGGCATGAAAGCGTGTGCCCCCAGCGTCCTGGAGGCGATGAGGTGACCTTCACACGGTGCCATTCTGGATTTGCTGACTCGAGATTGAGAACAAAAGTATCATCCATCGGTTGCATATTGATGCCTTCTCCTCCGAAGAGAACCAACCGATTACCAACAGCACAAGCGCTAAAATTACAACGGGAAGGCTCGACTCTGCCACCAACTGTGAACTTCTTCCACGAGGCAGCCTCCAGTGTGGTTAGCTCCCTTGCTAGCCTGCCCCATCCTAATCTTTTGGTGCTCAGCTCCAATCTTATGGTCACCTCTCTTCCCCATGCATTTTGGCAAACCATCTTCCTCAAATGCTCATTTTTAGTTAGTTGACGCATTCTAATGCATGCTGATCCAATAGAAGCTACATCTCGAGGTGTCAAGCGTGACAAGATGTTATGTGCCAGGACTTCATCTGAGAGCTGAAGGATCCCACAGTAGTCCCGGTTTTGGTTATTAGAATTGGTTTCAGGTATGGAGAATTTTGGATCCTGATGGTAGGACTTGATGAAGGAGGTCTGTTTGAAAACTGGGTACGACAAACGGTTGAGATCAATGTTTGCTTCGGAAAACAGCTGGATGCCTATGATGTGGGTAACGAAGCCGTCATCGCCGTATATCGGCGTAAGCCTTAATCTGTTCACCAGCGGAGTGCCATCCTTCCTAAAATTGAGAAGCTCGCCTTGAAACTCTATCCCTTCCTGCAGACATCTATGAATTTCAGCGACAACCATTGGGTCCACCAAGGGATGCCGTCTTTGTGCTCGCGGATCACGAAACTGCAAGAATCGGCTGAAACAGGGTTCTGAAATGAATCAATCAAGTTTGCAGATCTTCTTACTCAAAAAGAAATGACAGGCATAGAGGGCAAAATAATTTTGGGGGCAAAGCACAACCAATGATTATAATGCTTACACTTATGGTAACAAAACAAAGCagatgaaagaaaataaaaagagggACCATGTATATGCTGATGACAGAGCAGGACCACAAGGTAGGTGACCTAAATGCTTCTGCTATTTGTGCAGTGTGGCTAATGATGGCAACGGCTTAAAGGGAGACAACTGCCGTAAGAGAACATGAATGAAGCTTCAAAGCAACTATCAGAATAACTATACCAAGATTGCAATCCAACTAGCACGTTCCCTATATCGCTGGAGTTGGAAGTATCGAATAGCTACGTCCAATTAACATATTCAACACATTCCCTATATCGCTAAGTTGTATGAATTTTTTCAAGGAAAATAAAAGAACTTGGAATGAAAGTTGGAGCACCAGAACAAGAGAAGATAAACCTCTTTGATAGTTGCATTTGGTTCTGAGAAAATACTTTGGCCAACATGTAGCCTGCAGATCTTGCAATTACTTTGCTGTTAAGATAATTCTACTCATGTAAAAAGGTATATATATCAAGTCAAATCAAGCAATAGGTGAAGAACTTAATCATAGTAGCCATACAACTATGCTTAATTGTAATCTTTTATGATGAACAATATCATCACTAGTTGTAAATTACTTGATTGACATAGATAAATGTTGTCCATGGAAGACATACAAATCCAGCATTTCATATTGCAGAAACCCCTAAATCCCAAACCAGAGAGTCTCCATCATTCTACTTACTGTGATTGCTTTTACGGCAACAATATCTCAATTTACTACGACTCAAAGGGAATATATCATCTTAAAGTGTTCCTTCTTCACAAGTCCCATGGTAATTGCACAAAAAAGGCACTCGACCCAAATTATCCATCCATTGTGAATTTACCAAAAATGACAGAATAACCAAAAATCTTGTGCATTTACCAAATCTCATGGAGATTCCTTCAACTACCTAACAATTAATTCGGAACAAAAGCGAGTTAAGCTCTGAAATAGGAGAGAGAACCATGAGACACATACGAAGCAAGAAAAAAGGGAGAATGAAGTAGGATAACTAGCTCGACCATATACACATTATTATTCCAAGATATCAGGCATAGAGGCAAAACAAAGGAGAAAGGGAAAGATATATTGATCAGAAGAATAAGGAATTGATTTCGATTCGGATGGCAAGAAAACTTCTTTTTATTGTGATGTCGATCGTTTCATTCAATCCTGGAGCGTAAATCATGGTTTTTCTGCAGACAAGGGCGACAAGATTAGCTCCCGTCAATCGAGGATGTGGCTGTAGTAGAACGTCCACTGGACTTGCAGAATCCTTCTTCCCGGAATGAAACAAGATGATGGGGCTACCAACACACACACGGTACCAATCAGAAACTTTCGAAATTAACCAATCAAATAAATACCCGGAAAAGATGAAATTTTGACGTCAAATCTTTGACCCATCGCAAGGGTTAACTCGATCGGAATCATCCAAAGGTTAAGGGGGGGGGAGAGAATCACCAGTTCCGTCCGAGGACCTCGTCGGCGCGGTATCCGGTGGCGTTCTCGAAGACGGTGTTAACGTAGATGAGCGGGAAGTCGGGCTCGACGGCGTCGGAGACGACGAAAGCCGAAGGGCAGTCCGGGTAGTAGAACCGGCCAAGGCCCgccatctcttcctcctcttcctcgagcTCCATTTCGTCCTCCTGCGACCACTTGCGTCGCTTCAGCGGGTTCCCTCCCCCGCCGGCTCCTCCTCTCCCTCGCTCTACTCCTGCTGCCATCCTCCTCTATGCCCGTCTCTTATAtgctcttttcttctcttctcttctcttccttcgcTGCTGCTGCAAATGAATCTGCCCACCGTCCTCCTATTACCACTACGACTACCGCTGCTTCCGTATGAGATGGGAGGGTTGAACAGAGGTGATAAAGGAGATCGGAGAGGAAGTGGCTGTGAGGTGGTGACGGAACTACAAATATCTGcttcggagagagagagagagagagagagagagaaaatgggCTGCCAACAAATCTACTTTGGATCGTAATTGATGCTTCGCTTTGACAAGCCATAAAAATGGTACAAAGGACCGCGTGGGCCCACCATGGCtacaatatatttatttttctatttttcttttttcttttttctttcaaaaatagctaatatataattataattataattataattattatttactaaatcACTTATACATTCATCACATCATTTATTTGTCGTAAGAAAAGCTGCGATGTGGTTTGAAGCGGTGGATGCCACTGCTGCCTAAAAATATCTATGGGTGGGCTGTCTTTTCTTGGGTCGGTGAGTGCGCCGGCAAACTTCTCCATCCCCTCCACGGcagctctttctctctctctctctctctctctctctctctcaaacccACACATATCATCACCCAACTGTTGTCAGCTCTCCATCAAATATCATCGCCCAACTTCTGTCAACTCCTGCTCGTCTCAGATATTTATtcgaccttctctctctctctctctctctctctttccaatTTTCATCTCCATCTCTTCGAACAAATATCACTTGCTATGAACCTTTGGACTTTGACTTGAGGTCGTAATCTACAAATACTAAAGAAATATAATTGTTGCGAtctatttctttttatttcttttgaagatAATAATAAAACATCGGCCGACAAGTCGGTCAAGTTGTACGTGCAACCCACCGCCCATGTCGTCATCACCAGCGTTCGGTTTCTTCTCACCAAACTCACCTCAAAGCTGATGCTTCTTCCGAGTTCGGCACGCATCGTTTCCGCCTTCGAAACCGACGATTTCGATCGAAATCTTTATAGTTCGGGATCGTCATATTGGATCCGTCCCATCGATGTCGGAACCATCGATAATTCTATTTATATATATCATCTTAATGttgaataaatataattttcatagTTTGACATGTAATATCCTAAGATAGATCGGTTAATTTTGATTATTAACTATTTTATttaatcattttgaattgaaactATCGATTTTAGGAACCGAACAGTCTATGCCTCGTCTGATGATAGCTTGGgtgcagcagctgcagcagcagagGTAGAAAAGGCTGTTCTTCCTGATGATGATGGAACACATGAGTGGATGTATGTACGTCGAACTCGACGAAAGCGATCTGTGCCGAGAGTGCATCACAGTTGCATGTGTAAGGAAATATCTTCGTGTGGCAGACCAACACATGCACAAAAGATGCCACGCCAATGGCAGCAATTGTGGCCGAGATGTTTCGGGCTCATGCCCTCTTCTACGGCAGCGCACTGTCGGATACCTTCGCTGCTTCTTTTTGTTCTCCTCCGTTGCTTCCGCTTCTTTTTTATTGGACTTAATGAAAGATCAGAGGCATCTTTGATGGCATATCTGCACGATGACTCGGTGAACGAGAACAAGAGCTCGGAATGCAGCCTTCGGCCCGGTTGTGTTCGGAGATATTTTGCCCTGTGATCTCCAGCATCTGTGGCTGCTGCACAATGCCATGGCCACAAGTTTTGCCAACGGGAGAATGTTCATAGTTTATTCCTTTCGTAAGAACAGAGAGAaaaagacagacagacagacataTGAGAATTTTGTTGTATTTCATTGAGCTTCGCGCACAACTAAGCATTGGAGGAAAGAGAATTATGCAAAACAGTGAGAAAATAATATTACTATTGTCATGGAAATAAAATTCTATCGAGTATAAGCTCATAACTTTCCAAAAATTTCATTGTCTGAAAGCAGTCCACTAGAAGAAAACAGATGTTTACGATCACTCAATTGTCTGCTGGCGTGGTGTCACTTCAGCTTCAGTTGATGGGTTCCAAACCCTTTTCTTGTCCAAGGGAAAGTTACAGTAGATTTTTAAGATGTTTATGATAACTATGCTTTGTGTTTGGATTAGTTATGCTTAATCATGAATTGCATGCAGTTTGAGAGTCATTTTTTTCTCAGTATGGAGAAAAGGTTTGTGTGCTTACAGTTTTAGTACCTCTATCGAGCTATTATTTGCATTCGGAATGTCTACAGCAATCGGGATTAATATTTCATATGTTGTCGATGTCCATTCAACGGAGTTGCAATCTTGGCATTCGATACATACGGTTGTGTTGCATCCCACAGCCACGGCATTGTAAGgaggacaagaagaagaagaagaagaagaagtaatggttGATGAACCATTTCATCGGTTGTTGGTTTGCAGACGAGTCTTGAAGGCCTCCCATGTCAAGTCCTTCTCCAAGTACTCCACGTTGGAGGGATCGAATGGCCCTCTCACCACATCTATGCATTCGATGACTGCTCTCGCTGGAAGAACACTCTTGGATGGATCATATGAGGTCCTGGAGCTCAAACAAGAAGAGAAACCCTGCAGTCACCGAACTCCTTAATATAGAGAGTGCTGATAGGAGGAAGCAAGATGGTGTCTTCGATGATTACCTTAAAGACGAGCACAGTCTCTTCTTCGCCATCCACTGTTGCCCGGACAACGAGAGCCACATCTCTGACTGCTTCGCTGTAAGCTTCCATCAACGAGATCTCCGAGTTCTGCGCATGCTCCTCggtgtcctcctcctcatcttcttcttcgtaCCTCACCCTTCGCCTCGCTTTACAGAGGCCGTGGCTTGTCTTGAGGCTGCGCAACTGCGGCGTGCCGAGGCGGCAGGAGATGGCCGCAGGTGGAACCTTCTGAACGACGGCAAGGGCGGGGGCAATGGGCGGAGGCAGCCATGGGTGGTGGACTTGTGGGACTGCGGCACGGATCAACATCGAGGAAGCCGAGAATGGCTATGAAAGGTGGAGGATGGGATAAGATGGCGTGTGGTGTTGGCTTCTCGGAGATGCCATTAGGAAGTATGACTGCATATTTCACGGATTCATCCAAAAACAATTTTTACCACTCGAAGAGGTCGTGAAGGCCAACGATAAAATAAGAGAATGAAGAATAAAATTATAAAGGTAAAAGAAAAGTATAttagtaaataaaattataaagataaaagaaaagtaCACTATAATTAGTAAAATtgtaaagataaaagaaaatcaCACTACAATTAGTCTCATACTTCTGCTATCCAGTTGAAGAAATCTCTCGGTTATCAAAGGAAATCTgatggctttgtgagtgagtctaaaTGATTAGAGATATTAGAGACAcgtggattgacacataagtaggtagctctaacattgtcacaatatattgtaggagtataagtaaattgagttcagcagcaacGATAGtaatatcatgatattcagtttcaaTTGTAGATTGAgccattgtcttttgcttcttagaactccaacttattggattagacccaagaaagacgaCATATtctgacgtggaggttctatcatcaaagtttctcgTCCAATCAGTATCAGCAAAGGCACTGAGATGAGGTTTTCGTTGAAGAAGAGGACCTGTGAATTGTGTAAAGTTGCAAATCTCTATGCAACAGTTCTACAGTTGGGAATTTGGGCGGTAGAGAGCGACCTATGACCAGAGAATCGCAACCGCCAGAGGAAAAGAAGCAGCAATATATCTCAATTGAGATATGTTGACAGAGTTCTACACTAGTGAGGAGGGGAGATGCTGACAAACaatgaggaagaaaggtggggcaataCTGGTGAGCTCAGCACTAGAGACGTCGCAACGAAAGGGAACGAACGTTGGCACAAAGTGGTAGTGGAGAAAACAATTGCCGTCGTCGAGGAGGAAAGATTTGTCGCATCTACGACCTGACAATGGAAAAGCAACGATAGATGGCCTTTTCTTTTACCGTGGAGGTGgagactctgataccatgataaaatgagagaaCGAAGAATAAAATTATAAAGGTAAAAAAACACTATAATTAGTATCACattaagtctatttatacatggtaAAAGAGATTTCATCAGTTGAATACTTGCCATGCTACGCTAAGGTAGACTCTCAAAAGCCTTTCTATGGGTTTGGGATCCCTCGATTGCCCATTTTCTTGTAATTTAGAGAGATGTTGGAGTTAGCAATGCCATGAATAGACCTCCAGAGAAAGAAATCCTGCCATTACTAGTACTCACACAGCAGGACATGGAGGAAGTGAGAAGTCTCGTGTGGGGGAAGACTATCACAAGTGGATGTCGCAGTTGGTAAGGAAAAGATGCTTGATCCACACCCAGCACATCTTAAAGTAAGGTAAACTTGCAGATCATTGTGCTGGATGATGAAGTTGGCAGCATAGTCTCCTGTCTCACCTCTGTCGATATGAAATAAATCCTGAAGCATCTCAGAATTTGGAGGGAAGTCACACAGAAGCACATCTCTCTATAGTTTTCAGAAGACAGCACATCTAACTTAGAACAAGAGAAACCAAGGTAAAGAGAACAAATCACACTTCAACCGTGATCCGATTGCGTCTAATGAGAGCTAGCGTAGTTTCGAAAGAGAAACCGAAACTTGGTTCAGATCTCAGAGGTTGCATTAGTAAATTGAGGCATCATCAGTAAATTGAGGCATCATCAGAATTAAATTGCTTCCAGGCCACCGAATCTGTAATCCCAGCAAGAACATGGAGTGGGGAAGCAAGTGCATGGGCATGCATACCAACCGTACAAGTCTCTTGGTCTCTAAAATGGAGATCAAACAGCAATCTGCGTTGTCACTCGAGAAAATTGTTCAAAGATCTTATGTACACTGCAGTGAGGAAAAAGCAGAAGAAAAGAGAATGTTGAGCTACCTAGAAGAGAGTCAGATCATGCAGAAGAAAAAATGAACCTTCAACTTCCTTTTTATAGCTCAAAGACCATTCTGCAGAGATTGCTGGGTCCTGAGTGCTTGTTCTGAGACAGTTGCTAGTCCTTGCATTAGCCTCACAATCTCAGCTGTATCGTCCAGATAGTATTTAGCCTTGCTGGGTTTCTGACCAACTGTGCATGCAAATACTTCGGCTGTCGGGGTAAGAGAAGTGCTTGCTATAGAAGTACTGATAACCTCAAACATGTCTTCATCTGATCTGTCATCTCCGATACATAGTACAAAGTCTGACGATAAGCCCCTCTCCTGCATAATGGAAAGAAGGCGCCGGGCTACCAGGCCCTTGCTCACTCCCTGCAAGCATAACATCACTATCAGTAGCCTCATCCATGACCCGTGAGGAAGCATAGCATAAAAGCAGTGACACCTTACCTGCGGTTTAACCTCCACAATGTGCTGACCACTCTTCACTGAAACTGGTTCGTTCGTGAGGACACTCTCCAGATGATCAAGAAGCTCCTTGGCTTGGCAAGATCCAAAATCAGGATCAGCGTCTTCATATGACCACACAAGCGTGGTCTCCTTGTCTTCGATCGTCGAACCATCAGTTGTTTCAGTGTACAAGTTCATTACAGGTTCTGCAATCTGCTTCCAGCTGCAATCTGCAACAGGGACACATGTTTCCCACTCTGCATCCCTCTTTAACCTGAAACCAAATGAATATAAATGCTCATCACATATCGACTCGAAGGACCAGAAATAGCATCAAACATGAACCATTTACGATTTTTTTGTCATCGCAAAGAAGCTGAGGACGGCTAACCTCAGAAAGTAACCATGTTCTGCAGCTACCCCCAGGTTCTCACAAGCAGAAAACCAGTCACTGAGAGTGGCTCGGGTTCTGGCACTAACAAGGAACactaggttgttcttatcacgacACAAGCTGTTCATGATCTCGATCGATTTAGCGTTAGGGCTCTTATCGATCGATGCTTGTGGCATCAACGTGCCGTCGTAATCCAAAAGGATGGCACGAGTTCTCGTTCTCTTGTATGCTGAAACAATGTGCTCCATTGCAAGCTTCCTAAAGTTTGTATCAAGAGAAACCACCCTAAATCCCAATCCGAAGCCGATTCCCCAGCACCTCCTCCTCGAGTGATCCCTGCATGTCCTTTCCAGGTCTTGCACGAAACTGTTTGCCCAGTACCCTACATCGTGTGTGCTAACATACTTGTAGTGCTTCTCGTGCCGGAATTGCTTCTCCTGCTCTGACATATCCAGAGCATTGACCATGGCGTCGGCGACGGCTTCTATGTTCCATGGATTCACCCTGATGGCTCCGCTCAGGGACGGAGAGCATCCGATGAACTCGGAGAGCACCAACATGCTCTTCTTCTGAGCCGATGTGCCTAAGCCCAAGACACGATCCAATTTCTCGTTCCCTTGTCTGGAAATGATGTACTCGTAGGGGATGAGGTTCATGCCATCCCTGACTGCTGTGACCAAGCAACACTCCGCCACCACGTAGTAAGCGATTCGGTGAAAGAAGGGGAGAGGCTCGTCGATCAGAACGATGGGCTCATACCCGGGGTTGCCGTAGGCCTCGTTGATCCTCTTCATCGTCGCAAAGCTCTCGGCCTGGACCTCCTTCACGCCCTTCCCCCGCCCTCTCGCCGGATTCGCGATCTGGACCAGGACCACCTTCCCCCGCCACTCCGGGTGCTGCTTGAGCAGCTCCTCCATGGCCAGCAGCTTCAAGCTGATCCCCTTGAAGATGTCCATGTCGTCTACCCCGAGCATCATCACCCTCCCCTTCTCCAAGAACTGCTCCCTGAGCTCCTGGACCTTCGTCTCGGTCTCCGGAAGGCCGAGCACAGACTTGAGCTGGCCCAAGTGGATGCCCACCGGCAGAATCTTGATGCTGACCGTGCGGCCGTAGTACTCCAACCCGATGTAGCCCCGCTTCGACTCGTACGATAGCCCGAGCATCCGGCCGCAGCAGGAGAGGAAATGGCGGGCGTAGTCGAAGGTGTGGAACCCGATTAAGTCGGAATTGAGCAGCGCACGGAGGAGCTCCTCGCGGACCGGCAGCGTCTTGTAGATTTCCGAGGAGGGGAAGGGGCTGTGGAGGAAGAACCCGAGCTTGATGCGGTTGAACCGCTTCCGGAGGAAGGTGGGGAGGACCATGAGATGGTAGTCGTGGACCCAGACGAAGTCGTCGTCGGGGTTGATCACCTCCAGGATCTTGTCGGCGAAGATCTTGTTCACGGAGACGTAGGCCTGCCACAGGGAGCGGTCGAAGCGTCCGCCGAGGTCGGGGGACATGGGAAGCATGTAGTGGAACAGGGGCCAGAGCTGCTGCTTGCAGAAGCCGTGGTAGTAGCGGGCGAGGAGGTCGGGCGGCAGGAAGGCCGGCACGCACTTGAAGGACTCGAGCAGGACCTGGCCGACGTCGTCCTGGTCGGCCGGCGGGATCTCGTCGCGAAGGCAGCCCACGTAGAAGAACTCCATGTCGGCGCCGCGGTCGCCGATGGCGTCCTTGAGCTGGAGGAGGAGGGAGTCCTCGTCCCAGGAGAAGTCCCAGCCGCGGCCGTCCGGGCGGCGGCGGGCGCGGATGGGGAGTTGGTTGGCGACGACGATGGTGCGGTCGCGGGTGGTGGAAGAGGGGCCGGTGGCGGAGCCGTCGGAGTCGGAGTCGGAGTCGAGGTCGGAGATGATGCCGGCGACGGTCATCACGCGGGGGATCCGCCGGCGGATCTGGCTGATAGAGGGAGGCTCGCCGGAGGCTAGCTCGAGGAGGTTTGAGTAAGACCGCGACACCATTTTTTCCGGCGATTAGAGATCAAAGAAAGGATCTTTCCGGCTCAGCAAAGCCTCGACCGAATCAAATAGCCAGTACTcatcgaaatcccacctcagaacatatcaaagcgaGAGAAAAAGGATTTCTAGACATCCACAAGAGGCAGCAGAGGGAGCTCGACATggtaaaaaagtaaaaaatttcCTAGCAAAATCTCTCTTTTCAAGGAAAAAGAGCAA of Musa acuminata AAA Group cultivar baxijiao chromosome BXJ1-7, Cavendish_Baxijiao_AAA, whole genome shotgun sequence contains these proteins:
- the LOC135678629 gene encoding alpha,alpha-trehalose-phosphate synthase [UDP-forming] 6-like; protein product: MVSRSYSNLLELASGEPPSISQIRRRIPRVMTVAGIISDLDSDSDSDGSATGPSSTTRDRTIVVANQLPIRARRRPDGRGWDFSWDEDSLLLQLKDAIGDRGADMEFFYVGCLRDEIPPADQDDVGQVLLESFKCVPAFLPPDLLARYYHGFCKQQLWPLFHYMLPMSPDLGGRFDRSLWQAYVSVNKIFADKILEVINPDDDFVWVHDYHLMVLPTFLRKRFNRIKLGFFLHSPFPSSEIYKTLPVREELLRALLNSDLIGFHTFDYARHFLSCCGRMLGLSYESKRGYIGLEYYGRTVSIKILPVGIHLGQLKSVLGLPETETKVQELREQFLEKGRVMMLGVDDMDIFKGISLKLLAMEELLKQHPEWRGKVVLVQIANPARGRGKGVKEVQAESFATMKRINEAYGNPGYEPIVLIDEPLPFFHRIAYYVVAECCLVTAVRDGMNLIPYEYIISRQGNEKLDRVLGLGTSAQKKSMLVLSEFIGCSPSLSGAIRVNPWNIEAVADAMVNALDMSEQEKQFRHEKHYKYVSTHDVGYWANSFVQDLERTCRDHSRRRCWGIGFGLGFRVVSLDTNFRKLAMEHIVSAYKRTRTRAILLDYDGTLMPQASIDKSPNAKSIEIMNSLCRDKNNLVFLVSARTRATLSDWFSACENLGVAAEHGYFLRLKRDAEWETCVPVADCSWKQIAEPVMNLYTETTDGSTIEDKETTLVWSYEDADPDFGSCQAKELLDHLESVLTNEPVSVKSGQHIVEVKPQGVSKGLVARRLLSIMQERGLSSDFVLCIGDDRSDEDMFEVISTSIASTSLTPTAEVFACTVGQKPSKAKYYLDDTAEIVRLMQGLATVSEQALRTQQSLQNGL